A single genomic interval of Gavia stellata isolate bGavSte3 chromosome 19, bGavSte3.hap2, whole genome shotgun sequence harbors:
- the BTC gene encoding probetacellulin has protein sequence MEAAAVAPAPGGGPGTLLLCLALASGLAFFSCVGADANITAGHGTEGLACGAAESCTGNVTQRRQQGHFSRCPEEYKHYCVKGRCRFLVAEKAPACVCERGYTGARCERVDIFYLRGDRGQIVIISLIAAIVTLIVLVVCACLCSHHCRKQRRKRKAEEMETLNKNLASKSEDVLETGIA, from the exons atggaagcggcggcggtggccccggccccgggcggcggccccggtaccctgctgctctgcctggccctCGCCTCCG GCTTGGCGTTTTTCAGTTGTGTGGGCGCCGACGCCAACATCACTGCCGGCCACGGCACGGAGGGGCTCGCCTGCGGCGCGGCCGAGAGCTGCACGG GGAACGTGACACAGCGGAGGCAGCAGGGTCACTTCTCCAGGTGCCCGGAGGAGTACAAGCACTACTGCGTCAAAGGGAGATGTCGCTTCCTCGTGGCCGAGAAGGCGCCGGCTTGCGT GTGCGAGCGAGGCTACACGGGGGCTCGCTGCGAGAGGGTGGACATCTTCTACCTGCGAGGCGACCGGGGCCAGATTGTGATCATCTCCTTGATCGCCGCCATCGTCACCCTCATCGTCCTCGTCGTCTGCGCCTGCCTCTGCAGTCA ccactGTCGGAAGCAGCGTAGGAAGAGAAAGGCGGAAGAGATGGAGACGTTAAACAAGAATTTGGCTTCCAAAAGCGAGGACGTGCTGGAGACGGGCATCGCGTGA
- the DCTN6 gene encoding dynactin subunit 6, whose amino-acid sequence MAEKVQKSVKIAPGAVVCVESEIRGDVTIGPRTVVHPKARIIAEAGPIVIGEGNLIEEQALIINGYPENITPETEEVEPKPMVIGTNNVFEVGCYSQAMKVGDNNVIESKAFVGRNVILTSGCIIGACCNINTYEVIPENTVIYGADCLRRVQTERPQPQTLQLDFLMKILPNYHHLKKTMKATSTPVKS is encoded by the exons ATGGCGGAGAAGGTGCAGAAGAG CGTGAAGATCGCGCCGGGGGCCGTGGTGTGCGTGGAGAGCGAGATCCGCGGGGACGTGACCATCG GGCCCAGGACGGTGGTCCACCCCAAGGCCAGGATCATCGCCGAAGCGGGGCCGATCGTCATCGGGGAAGGCAACCTGATCGAGGAGCAGGCGCTGATCATCAATGG GTATCCAGAAAATATTACGCCGGAAACGGAAGAGGTGGAGCCCAAGCCGATGGTCATTGGCACCAACAATGTGTTTGAAGTGGGGTGTT ATTCCCAAGCAATGAAGGTGGGCGATAACAATGTCATCGAATCCAAAG CATTTGTGGGCAGGAACGTGATCCTGACGAGCGGCTGCATCATCGGGGCCTGCTGTAACATCAACACCTACGAGGTGATCCCCGAAAACACCGTCATCTACGGGGCCGACTGCCTCCGCCGCGTCCAGACGGAGCGGCCGCAG CCCCAGACGCTGCAGCTGGATTTCCTGATGAAGATCTTGCCAAACTACCACCACCTGAAGAAGACCATGAAGGCCACGTCCACTCCTGTCAAGAGCTGA